From Anopheles coluzzii chromosome 3, AcolN3, whole genome shotgun sequence, the proteins below share one genomic window:
- the LOC120958488 gene encoding YY1-associated factor 2 isoform X2 — translation MDKSKSPVRRAKRQSKVVEENFWDCSVCTYRNTAEAFKCLMCDVRKGTSTRKPRLNSALAAQQAATQAFPGASGGAQVVSNVKSPGNTKALRSKSKRSKHPARLKNIDRSSGQTREVTVNSVTVVITEYKPKPSVSRHDSSESFSESNDSRS, via the exons ATGGATAAAAGTAAATCGCCTGTACGCCGTGCTAAACGTCAATCGAAAGTGGTTGAAGAAAACTTCTGGGATTGCAGCGTCTGCACATATCGCAATACTGCCGAAGCCTTCAAGTGTTTAATGTGCGACGTGCGAAAAG GTACATCCACCCGAAAACCACGACTAAATTCTGCCCTTGCGGCGCAACAGGCTGCAACACAAGCCTTTCCAGGGGCGTCCGGGGGTGCGCAAGTCGTATCGAACGTGAAATCTCCCGGTAACACAAAAGCACTAAGAAGCAAAAGCAAGCGATCAAAGCATCCAGCAcgattaaaaaatattgaccGTTCGAGCGGCCAAACGCGTGAAGTAACTGTAAATTCAGTAACTGTTGTCATCACCGAGTATAAACCAAAGCCCTCCGTTAGTCGGCATGATTCGAGTGAAAGTTTTAGTGAGAGTAATGATTCTAGAAGCTAA
- the LOC120958488 gene encoding YY1-associated factor 2 isoform X1, translating into MDKSKSPVRRAKRQSKVVEENFWDCSVCTYRNTAEAFKCLMCDVRKVYSVPGTSTRKPRLNSALAAQQAATQAFPGASGGAQVVSNVKSPGNTKALRSKSKRSKHPARLKNIDRSSGQTREVTVNSVTVVITEYKPKPSVSRHDSSESFSESNDSRS; encoded by the exons ATGGATAAAAGTAAATCGCCTGTACGCCGTGCTAAACGTCAATCGAAAGTGGTTGAAGAAAACTTCTGGGATTGCAGCGTCTGCACATATCGCAATACTGCCGAAGCCTTCAAGTGTTTAATGTGCGACGTGCGAAAAG TTTACTCCGTTCCAGGTACATCCACCCGAAAACCACGACTAAATTCTGCCCTTGCGGCGCAACAGGCTGCAACACAAGCCTTTCCAGGGGCGTCCGGGGGTGCGCAAGTCGTATCGAACGTGAAATCTCCCGGTAACACAAAAGCACTAAGAAGCAAAAGCAAGCGATCAAAGCATCCAGCAcgattaaaaaatattgaccGTTCGAGCGGCCAAACGCGTGAAGTAACTGTAAATTCAGTAACTGTTGTCATCACCGAGTATAAACCAAAGCCCTCCGTTAGTCGGCATGATTCGAGTGAAAGTTTTAGTGAGAGTAATGATTCTAGAAGCTAA